The proteins below are encoded in one region of Erinaceus europaeus chromosome 15, mEriEur2.1, whole genome shotgun sequence:
- the TRAPPC14 gene encoding trafficking protein particle complex subunit 14 isoform X1 gives MESQCDYSMYFPAVPLPPRAELAGDPGRYRALPRRNHLYLGETVRFLLVLRCRGGSQAAWAELAGALAALASVSAGGAAAGGGEPEPGDPGGGGLFRGCSPLLTHGPGPATSGGATTLPVEEPIVSIDEVIFPLTVSLDRLPPGTPKAKIVVTVWKREVEAPEVRDQGYLRLLQTRSPGETFRGEQSAFKAQVSTLLTLLPPPVLKCRQFTVAGKHLTVLKVLNSSSQEEISIWDIRILPNFNASYLPVMPDGSVLLVDNVCHQSGEVSMGSFCRLPGTSGCFPCPLSALEEHNFLFQLRGGEQPPPEAKEGLEFPLIAVVQWSTPKLPFTQSIYTHYRLPSIRLDRPCFVMTASCQSPVRTYERFTVTYTLLNNLQDFLAVRLVWTPEHAQAGKQLCEEERRAMQAALDSIVCHTPLNNLGFSRKGSALTFSVAFQALRTGLFELSQHMKLKLQFTASMSHPPPEARPLSRKSSPSSPAVRDLVERHQASLGRSQSFSHQQPSRSHLMRSGSVMERRAITPPVASPVGRPLYLPPDKAVLSLDKIAKRECKVLVVEPVK, from the exons ATGGAGTCCCAGTGCGACTACTCCATGTACTTCCCGGCCGTGCCGCTGCCGCCGCGCGCCGAGCTGGCGGGCGACCCGGGCCGGTACCGGGCGCTGCCCCGCCGCAACCACCTGTACCTGGGCGAGACGGTGCGCTTCCTGCTGGTGCTGCGCTGCCGCGGGGGCTCCCAAGCCGCCTGGGCCGAGCTGGCCGGCGCCCTGGCCGCCCTGGCCTCGGTCAGCGCGGGGGGCGCTGCGGCCGGCGGCGGGGAGCCCGAGCCCGGGGACCCCGGCGGCGGGGGGCTGTTCCGAGGCTGCAGCCCCCTCCTCACGCACGGCCCCGGCCCGGCTACCTCAGGGGGAGCCACCACG CTGCCTGTGGAGGAGCCCATCGTGTCCATAGATGAGGTCATCTTCCCGCTCACCGTTTCACTGGACAGACTGCCCCCAGGGACCCCCAAGGCCAAG ATTGTCGTGACGGTGTGGAAGCGCGAGGTGGAGGCCCCAGAGGTCAGGGACCAAGGCTACTTGCGCCTGCTGCAGACCCGGTCTCCTGGGGAGACCTTCCGGGGAGAGCAGAGCGCCTTCAAGGCCCAAG TGAGCACCCTGCTGACCCTGCTCCCCCCGCCGGTTCTGAAATGCCGTCAGTTCACTGTGGCTGGGAAACACTTGACCGTGCTCAAGG TGCTGAACAGCTCCTCCCAGGAGGAGATCTCCATCTGGGACATCCGCATCCTCCCCAACTTCAATGCCAGTTATCTACCTGTCATGCCTGATGGCTCCGTGCTGCTGGTAGACAATGTCTG TCACCAATCCGGGGAAGTCTCCATGGGCTCCTTCTGCCGGCTCCCTGGCACCTCCGGCTGCTTCCCCTGCCCACTCAGTGCCCTGGAGGAACACAACTTCCTGTTTCAGCTGCGAGGGGGCGAGCAGCCCCCCCCAGAGGCCAAGGAG GGCCTGGAGTTCCCCCTGATCGCTGTGGTCCAGTGGTCCACCCCCAAGCTACCCTTCACCCAGAGCATCTACACCCACTACCG CCTGCCCAGCATTCGCCTGGACCGCCCGTGCTTCGTGATGACAGCCTCCTGCCAGTCCCCTGTGCGCACCTACGAGCGCTTCACCGTCACCTACACACTGCTCAACAACCTCCAGGACTTCCTGGCAGTGAGGCTCGTGTGGACCCCAGAGCACGCACAGGCCG GGAAGCAGCTATGTGAGGAGGAGCGCCGTGCCATGCAGGCCGCCCTGGACTCCATCGTCTGCCACACGCCCCTCAACAACCTGGGCTTCTCCCGCAAGGGCAGCGCTCTCACCTTCAGCGTGGCCTTCCAGGCCCTGAGGACCGGGCTTTTTGAG CTGAGCCAGCACATGAAGCTGAAGCTGCAGTTCACTGCCAGCATGTCCCACCCCCCCCCGGAGGCCCGGCCCCTGTCTCGCAAGAGCAGCCCCAGCAGCCCGGCTGTCCGGGACTTGGTGGAGAGGCACCAGGCCAGCCTGGGCCGCTCCCAGTCATTCTCGCACCAACAGCCCTCCCGCAGCCACCTCATGAG GTCCGGCAGCGTGATGGAGCGCAGGGCCATCACACCTCCTGTAGCCTCCCCCGTCGGCCGCCCCCTTTACCTGCCCCCCGACAAGGCTGTGCTGTCTCTGGACAAGATCGCCAAGCGCGAGTGCAAGGTCCTGGTGGTGGAGCCTGTCAAGTAG
- the LAMTOR4 gene encoding ragulator complex protein LAMTOR4 isoform X4 — protein sequence MSSGDLENDEQAASAISELVSTACGFRLHHGMNVPFKRLSVVFGEHTLLVTVSGQRVFVVKRQNRGREPIDV from the exons TCATCGGGTGATCTAGAGAATGACGAGCAGGCAGCCAGCGCCATCTCAGAGCTGGTCAGCACAGCCTGCGGATTCCGGCTGCACCATGGCATGAATGTGCCCTTCAAGCGCCTATCTG TGGTCTTTGGAGAACACACACTCCTGGTGACTGTGTCAGGACAGAGGGTGTTTGTGGTGAAGAGGCAGAACCGAGGCCGGGAGCCCATTGATGTGTGA
- the TRAPPC14 gene encoding trafficking protein particle complex subunit 14 isoform X2, translated as MESQCDYSMYFPAVPLPPRAELAGDPGRYRALPRRNHLYLGETVRFLLVLRCRGGSQAAWAELAGALAALASVSAGGAAAGGGEPEPGDPGGGGLFRGCSPLLTHGPGPATSGGATTLPVEEPIVSIDEVIFPLTVSLDRLPPGTPKAKIVVTVWKREVEAPEVRDQGYLRLLQTRSPGETFRGEQSAFKAQVSTLLTLLPPPVLKCRQFTVAGKHLTVLKVLNSSSQEEISIWDIRILPNFNASYLPVMPDGSVLLVDNVCLPSIRLDRPCFVMTASCQSPVRTYERFTVTYTLLNNLQDFLAVRLVWTPEHAQAGKQLCEEERRAMQAALDSIVCHTPLNNLGFSRKGSALTFSVAFQALRTGLFELSQHMKLKLQFTASMSHPPPEARPLSRKSSPSSPAVRDLVERHQASLGRSQSFSHQQPSRSHLMRSGSVMERRAITPPVASPVGRPLYLPPDKAVLSLDKIAKRECKVLVVEPVK; from the exons ATGGAGTCCCAGTGCGACTACTCCATGTACTTCCCGGCCGTGCCGCTGCCGCCGCGCGCCGAGCTGGCGGGCGACCCGGGCCGGTACCGGGCGCTGCCCCGCCGCAACCACCTGTACCTGGGCGAGACGGTGCGCTTCCTGCTGGTGCTGCGCTGCCGCGGGGGCTCCCAAGCCGCCTGGGCCGAGCTGGCCGGCGCCCTGGCCGCCCTGGCCTCGGTCAGCGCGGGGGGCGCTGCGGCCGGCGGCGGGGAGCCCGAGCCCGGGGACCCCGGCGGCGGGGGGCTGTTCCGAGGCTGCAGCCCCCTCCTCACGCACGGCCCCGGCCCGGCTACCTCAGGGGGAGCCACCACG CTGCCTGTGGAGGAGCCCATCGTGTCCATAGATGAGGTCATCTTCCCGCTCACCGTTTCACTGGACAGACTGCCCCCAGGGACCCCCAAGGCCAAG ATTGTCGTGACGGTGTGGAAGCGCGAGGTGGAGGCCCCAGAGGTCAGGGACCAAGGCTACTTGCGCCTGCTGCAGACCCGGTCTCCTGGGGAGACCTTCCGGGGAGAGCAGAGCGCCTTCAAGGCCCAAG TGAGCACCCTGCTGACCCTGCTCCCCCCGCCGGTTCTGAAATGCCGTCAGTTCACTGTGGCTGGGAAACACTTGACCGTGCTCAAGG TGCTGAACAGCTCCTCCCAGGAGGAGATCTCCATCTGGGACATCCGCATCCTCCCCAACTTCAATGCCAGTTATCTACCTGTCATGCCTGATGGCTCCGTGCTGCTGGTAGACAATGTCTG CCTGCCCAGCATTCGCCTGGACCGCCCGTGCTTCGTGATGACAGCCTCCTGCCAGTCCCCTGTGCGCACCTACGAGCGCTTCACCGTCACCTACACACTGCTCAACAACCTCCAGGACTTCCTGGCAGTGAGGCTCGTGTGGACCCCAGAGCACGCACAGGCCG GGAAGCAGCTATGTGAGGAGGAGCGCCGTGCCATGCAGGCCGCCCTGGACTCCATCGTCTGCCACACGCCCCTCAACAACCTGGGCTTCTCCCGCAAGGGCAGCGCTCTCACCTTCAGCGTGGCCTTCCAGGCCCTGAGGACCGGGCTTTTTGAG CTGAGCCAGCACATGAAGCTGAAGCTGCAGTTCACTGCCAGCATGTCCCACCCCCCCCCGGAGGCCCGGCCCCTGTCTCGCAAGAGCAGCCCCAGCAGCCCGGCTGTCCGGGACTTGGTGGAGAGGCACCAGGCCAGCCTGGGCCGCTCCCAGTCATTCTCGCACCAACAGCCCTCCCGCAGCCACCTCATGAG GTCCGGCAGCGTGATGGAGCGCAGGGCCATCACACCTCCTGTAGCCTCCCCCGTCGGCCGCCCCCTTTACCTGCCCCCCGACAAGGCTGTGCTGTCTCTGGACAAGATCGCCAAGCGCGAGTGCAAGGTCCTGGTGGTGGAGCCTGTCAAGTAG